CCCGCTTCAGGTGCTCCTCGGTCTGCTCCGCCCGCGGCCCGCCGAGGCGCAGCGCCACGGCCAGCAGCCACAGCCCGGCCCGCCAccggcccgccgccgccgccatcttcccccgccgccgcccgccccgcgcgccCATtggccgccccgccccgccggcgCCGCGAGCTGATTGGCCATCCGGCGCCGTCCGTCACGAAGAGGGCGGGGATAGCGCGCGGGGCATGCTGGGGAATGTAGTTCTGGGAGGGCCTCGGGGCCCGCAGAGGGGAGGGGACCGGGGCCGCGCGGGTCCTAGCGCCCCCCGCCAGCTCTCGGCTTCCCGAGTCGTGTCCCGCCCTGGGTCCTAGTGCCCCACCCCCGCTGTCCTCAGATCCCCGCTCCGTGCCCTGACCCCCCAATGCCCTTAGACACCCCGCAAGAGATCCCCCCATGCCCTAAGAGCCCCCTCCCGTGCCCTTATACCCTCCTCTTCCATGCTCTCAGCGCCTCCCCTTGCCCTTAGGGACCCCCTATGCCCTCAGAGACCCCCATGCCCTCAGCGCCCCTCCTTATCTCCCCACCCTTGCTCCCCATCCGTTCCCCTTCTGCACCCTGACCCACTCCACATAAGAGATACCCCCATATCCTACCCTGTCCTGTGCtgtcctatcctatcctatcccaCCCTATCCCAATTCCATCCCATTCTGTTCTATCCCGTTTTACCCTATCCTATCCCATCCCTCCTTATCCTGTCCTGTCCATCCCATCATCCTATcctaatcccatcccatcctacCCTATCCCctcctatcccatcccatcttATTCTATCCTACCCTATCCTGTCCTACCcgatcccatcccatcccattctaTCTCACCCTCTCCTATCCTGTCCtatcatcccatcccatccctaaCCCCGTTCTGTCCTGTCctatcctatcccatcccacCCTATCCCATCCTATCCTTAtcccatcctatcccatcccattTAATtctatcccatcccatcccatcccatcccatcccatcccaccccaccccaccccaccccaccccaccccaccccaccccaccccaccccaccccaccccaccccaccccaccccctgTGGTCCCCACCCGCCATCGCCCCTTTAAGCCCCTCTCTGGGCGTTCCCGCTCTCGGCGAGGAGTGGGCGGGGCAGCGCTGCGGGGCGGGGCCTCCCCCTcccgggcggggagggggcgtggctcCGGCGCGTGACGTCACAGCGAGCGCGGCGGCCGCGAGACCCCAACATGGCGGCGGgcagcgggcggcggcggggaggaggcggcggcggcggcggggggagctcagcggggccgggaccgggcGGAGGCCGGGGCCCCGCGTCCCCCCCGCCTCTGCTACCgccgctgctgctcctcctggcgctgcccggcggcggcggcggctccccgGTGCTGGCGGCGGGGGACAGCGTGATCCTGGGCATGCGGCTGGAGGAGAGCTCCAaaccggcggcggcggcgcaggGCCCGATCCGGGTGACGGAGGGCAGCGAGCTCCTGCTGCGCCTCtacgggctggggctgggcccgCGCACCGGCGAGCGGGTGGCCTTCGCCGAGCTGCGCCCCTCCGCCAACGCCTCGGCCgaagccgccgccgccgccgctaaCGGCAGCTGCCCCGAGCGCTCCCAGGACCTGGTGgtgcggcccggccccgccgagccccgcAGCACCTCGGCGCTGCTCCGAGTGCTGGTGCAGCCGCTGCGCAAGGACGAGAGGGCCAAGACCTACGTGCTGTGCAGCCAGAGGGGGCCCGGGCAGCCCTGGCTGCCGCACCGGGGGCCCGACGggcagctggtggtgctggaggaGAAGAAGTCGCTGCTGCCGCTCTGGCTGCAGGTGAcgctgctgggggggctgctggtgctgtcGGGGATGTTCAGCGGGCTCAACCTGGGCCTCATGGCGCTGGACCCCATGGAGCTGCGCATCGTGCAGAACTGCGGCACGGAGAAGGAGAAGCGCTACGCGCGCAAGATCGAGCCCATCCGCCGCAAGGGGAACTAcctgctgtgctccctgctgctgggcaaCGTGCTGGTCAACACCACGCTCACCATCCTCCTCGACGACCTCATCGGCTCCGGCATCGGCGCCGTGGTGGCCTCCACCATCGGCATCGTCATCTTCGGGGAGATCGTGCCCCAGGCGCTGTGTTCCCGCCACGGGCTGGCCGTGGGCGCCAACACCATCGTGGTCACCAAGTTCTTCATGCTGGTGACCTTCCCGCTCTCCTACCCCATCAGCAAGCTCCTGGACTGCATCCTGGGCCAGGAGATCGGCACCGTCTACAACCGGGAGAAGCTGGTGGAGATGCTGAAGGTGACGGAGCCCTACAACGACCTGGTGCGGGAGGAGCTCAACATGATCCAGGGCGCCCTGGAGCTGCGCACCAAGACGGTGGAGGACGTGATGACCCCGCTGCAGAACTGCTTCATGATCAACAGCGACGCCATCCTGGACTTCAACACCATGTCGGAGATCATGGAGAGCGGCTACACGCGCATCCCCGTCTACGAGGACGAGCGCTCCAACATCATGGACATCCTCTACATCAAGGACCTGGCCTTCGTCGACCCCGACGACTGCACGCCCCTCAAGACCATCACCAAGTTCTACAACCACCCCGTCCACGTCGTCTTCCACGACACCAAGCTGGACGCCATGCTGGAGGAGTTCAAAAAGGGTGAGTGGTCAGGGCCGGGGGGGCCAAACACACCAGGGGGGCGCGTCCCGGGGCCGCCGCTTGCTTTCTGCCCAGCTCCGGTTGCACGATGCCGGAAGCAAAACTGCGGCCGAGCCtccctggcagctctccagggaCGGAGCTGCCCGGCGGCCACGAGCTTTTTGGGTGCTTTAAGGGGACGAGGGGGCTGCGGAGCCCCCACCGGGGCGTGGGGATGGGCAGCGGCCCCGTCTCGGTGCCCGACGCCTCCGGGGATCGCTCCGTAACGGCGCCGGGGCGGCGGAGGCAGAGCAATCTCTGCTGGGCGCCCGCCTCTAGAAGCGCTCTGAGAGTGTTTACTTGCGCCTCGTTTTTAATTATCGGCCCCGGAGGCCCTTGAAACGCTGCTGGAAAATTGCTCCGCTCCCTGCTCGGCTCCACTCCCTTCTCAGGGCCCTGCCCTGCCGTGCGAGACGGCCCCGAGCTTCCTGCTGGCCCCAAAAACCGAACGCAACCCGGCGGCaggaggggctggcagcagctcggCGCCGTGTCCCTTGGtgaggggacaaggggacaccCGACCGGGCAGGGACCCCGCTGCCAGGGATGAGCAGCTCTGTGGGGTGACACCGCCGTGACCCCGCTGCTCCTCCGGCTCCCGTTCTGCTCACACCGGGGGCGCTTGGCCCTGTCCTTGTGGCACACCCCAAAACATCGTCACAGGGACCGCGCTGCGGCTCGGTGTCACTTGTGGTTGCGACCACGACGGGATCTCATCgcctcccagcctctgctttGTGTCCCCGATGACCACGAGCCTTCTCGCCCGGTGCTTTTCCCTCCGTTCATCTCGCACCGGGCCGGGattcccacccccagccccgttTCCAAAATCCAGCAGAAGGGGAGCGGGGTCGGATTCTGCAGccgtgctgctggagctgggcttacagctgctgctggcgcCGGCTTTCCCTCTGACGAATCCTTATTAAAGGATTTAAAACGCGCCCGCTCTGATTCCAAAGCCGCCGACGTCCTGCCATGATGTTGCTTTTCATAGCTGGCTCAGGAgcgggaggatttggggggccCTCTCTGGGGTCACCCCAAAATTCCCGGTCCCTGGGGATGCCGCCCCACTGACAGCCCCAAAACAGATTTCGACCTGTTTCGAGCGGAAGGATAAGGAGAGGAAATCCACCCGCTGTGCTCCTGCTCGTCCTCGCTGCGGGGCACTTGGGGCACTCCCTGGTGCCACGGACACATCCCCAAGGCTGGTACCGGGGTGACAGCTCCTGAAGCAGCTTTGGTGCCAGCCCGGTGCAGATCTTGGAGTGGGGACGGGACATTTCACCCTTCACAACACCGGGGAGCACCAGGGCTTTGCCTGGAGCGGGTCAGGGGCTGTCTGTCCCCTGCTGGCTTCCCACCATGGGCAccacaaacaccccaaaaccccgcGGCTGCTTCTTGCACATCCTGGAAGCGGCAAAGTGGGACTTCTTCTCACTGGGTTACACAGCCAGCGAGCGGAGGCCTTGGGAATCGGCCCGTCCCCATCAACGTGGGGACCGTGGTGGCACCGGGGAGCCCTGGAGTGAGCAGCGGGGCCCGTCCCCACCGTGGGCACGCCGCCGTCACGCCCTTTGCTCTCGTCCTCGCTTGGCCCGCGGGGAGGAACCGCGGCCTGACTCATCGGGGCTGGGCCCCGCCGGTGCCGCCGTCCTTTCGCCGCTCCCTCGGGCTGGCGGTGCGGCCAAGGCCGGGGTCGGCACGGCCAAACGGTGACCGTGGGCACGGGCTCCCCTCGGTGCCGTTTTCGCCGCCTCGTCGCAGCGGGGCCGCCCGAGCCGTGGGTGTTTGGCTGAAGGAGGAGGAACCGGGGAGCTGCGCGGTGCCCGTCTCTAAAATTAGCCTTTTTCTGGGTGGGAGCGTGGCGATGAGCCGCCCGCAGCCGCCCCGCGCTGAGATTAAAGAGCAGAGAGCCCCGGGGAGGGCAGCGCCGGGCGGGCAGCGCCTGCCCTGGTGGCTCGCAGGGTGCGGAGCGCGGCCGGCTGCCAGCGTGGGGATTTCGGGGCCGAGCCTCGTGCCCAGGGCAGGGAATTCCCGAAGGTGGTGGCCGGCAGCGAGCTTTGTTGGCGAGGTTTTGGCTGAAGCAAGAGAAACGGAGCCTCGTGGCGAGGGGATGGCAGCGCTCGATTTACCCTGAGCCAGGCAACCTGCGCTCGGGGAGCCAGAGGAGTCAccgaggcagggctggggagggttcCTGGGGACCTGGC
This genomic stretch from Anas platyrhynchos isolate ZD024472 breed Pekin duck chromosome 23, IASCAAS_PekinDuck_T2T, whole genome shotgun sequence harbors:
- the CNNM4 gene encoding metal transporter CNNM4, whose protein sequence is MAAGSGRRRGGGGGGGGGSSAGPGPGGGRGPASPPPLLPPLLLLLALPGGGGGSPVLAAGDSVILGMRLEESSKPAAAAQGPIRVTEGSELLLRLYGLGLGPRTGERVAFAELRPSANASAEAAAAAANGSCPERSQDLVVRPGPAEPRSTSALLRVLVQPLRKDERAKTYVLCSQRGPGQPWLPHRGPDGQLVVLEEKKSLLPLWLQVTLLGGLLVLSGMFSGLNLGLMALDPMELRIVQNCGTEKEKRYARKIEPIRRKGNYLLCSLLLGNVLVNTTLTILLDDLIGSGIGAVVASTIGIVIFGEIVPQALCSRHGLAVGANTIVVTKFFMLVTFPLSYPISKLLDCILGQEIGTVYNREKLVEMLKVTEPYNDLVREELNMIQGALELRTKTVEDVMTPLQNCFMINSDAILDFNTMSEIMESGYTRIPVYEDERSNIMDILYIKDLAFVDPDDCTPLKTITKFYNHPVHVVFHDTKLDAMLEEFKKGKSHLAIVQKVNNEGEGDPFYEVLGLVTLEDVIEEIIKSEILDESDTYTDNRSKKRVGNQKNKRDFSAFKDPVNELKVKVSPQLLLAAHRFLSTEVTLFTPNFISEKILLRLLKYSDVIQELKFDEENKKSPRHFLYTKNKSADYFILILQGKVEVEAGKECMKFEAGAFSYYGVMAISPPPVSETRSPSHVSSLNRSASLSYHERSDSVSSPVGGSNNQLNAGAPYVADFSVRALTDLQFVKITRQEYQNGLTASRMDSCPQSPDSSAPKPDPPEKPEPADETTSLLNERNCLSRRSNHSPMENSI